Proteins found in one Dermacentor silvarum isolate Dsil-2018 chromosome 8, BIME_Dsil_1.4, whole genome shotgun sequence genomic segment:
- the LOC119462575 gene encoding uncharacterized protein LOC119462575 — protein sequence MDAPRFQKWFVEQLIPNIKPRSVIVMDNALYHSAQVEKVRSSPSRKADIQCWLITKSIPFSDDQLKSELLQLVKQHKHMFLAYHIETLASAAGHEVVRLPPYHCELNPIEVVWSQVKGYVASKNTDFKIDSVEKLLLEEIAGVTPQNWFRDCTHVIRLEDEAWERDGLIDRQSLIISLGTDSSTSDESSSSDMSGIDELP from the coding sequence ATGGATGCTCCGCGTTTTCAAAAATGGTTTGTTGAACAGTTGATACCGAACATCAAGCCACGCAGTGTGATTGTGATGGATAATGCGTTGTATCACAGTGCTCAAGTTGAAAAGGTGCGAAGTTCACCATCAAGAAAAGCCGACATCCAGTGCTGGTTGATAACGAAAAGTATCCCTTTTTCGGATGACCAACTGAAGAGCGAACTTCTGCAGCTCGTTAAGCAGCATAAgcacatgttccttgcttaccaTATTGAAACACTTGCCAGCGCTGCCGGTCATGAGGTTGTGCGCTTGCCTCCTTACCACTGCGAGCTCAATCCAATAGAGGTCGTGTGGAGCCAGGTCAAAGGCTATGTTGCTTCGAAGAACACGGACTTCAAGATCGATTCAGTCGAGAAGCTGCTGCTGGAAGAAATCGCTGGTGTGACCCCGCAGAACTGGTTCCGAGACTGCACTCACGTGATAAGGCTTGAGGATGaggcatgggagcgggatggcCTTATAGACAGGCAAAGCCTCATAATTTCTTTGGGCACAGATTCCAGTACTTCTGATGAGTCGAGCAGCTCTGACATGAGCGGAATTGATGAACTGCCATGA